GCTTGAAAACGCTACTAAATAAACAAATTGCCATCTGATAGAAAAAGGCTGCAACGTTGGTTTGCAGCCTTTTTCTTTATGATCAGTGCGGTTCCGCATCCTTTTTGCAACAAGCAGGTAGTTTGTTGTAGGCTTTTTCATCGGCCACCAGGTCGTCGGCATCATAACCGATTTTGGTAATGGATTTTTTGATTTTTTCCACATCAGTGCGGCCAGGTTTGTACTCCACCGTGATGAGTTTCTCTTTCAAATCTACCTGAATATCGGTTACCCCTTTCTCATAAGCCAGTTCCTTCTTCACTCGTGCATCGCACATCCCGCAAACGACTGATGATTTGATGACCACAGTTTCCGTCTTGTTCTTGTCCTGTGCCTGAACCGGAGTAATTGAAAACGCTGTGATGGCAAAGATCGCCATCAATACAAAAATGATTTTTACAGTTTTCATGATTAAAATGTTTAAAATTAATAAATAGTGACTTTCAGAAAACACCCTGAATATGATTTTCAACATTAAGAGTTTTCTGGCTGTCAATAACTAAGTTACTTTGTCACCCGCCCTATAGCGCAGCTGACATAAGAAACCACCTCTGATTTCAGGCTATTATGCCCTTGTTCCGGATAGCCCAGTTTGGTGAGTTTCTTGGCAATGTTCTCTCTGTTTTGCAGTGCCTCGTCGTAATCCACCGAAACGGAAGATTCTTCGACGTTCACATTTACCTGGTTAACGCCTTCCATCCCAGAAATCCCTTTCGTGATGGTATTTGCGCAACCGTGGCATTTTAAATTCTCGATTATGATTTTTTCTGTTGTCATGATATTTTGTTTATTATTCAATTGCAAATCGAAGGCCTACATAATATTTACTACCCATGATCGGACCCCAAACCATGGATGCGTCGAAATAATCTCCGAAAGGGTCATTA
The window above is part of the Bacteroidales bacterium genome. Proteins encoded here:
- a CDS encoding heavy-metal-associated domain-containing protein translates to MTTEKIIIENLKCHGCANTITKGISGMEGVNQVNVNVEESSVSVDYDEALQNRENIAKKLTKLGYPEQGHNSLKSEVVSYVSCAIGRVTK
- a CDS encoding heavy-metal-associated domain-containing protein, with the translated sequence MKTVKIIFVLMAIFAITAFSITPVQAQDKNKTETVVIKSSVVCGMCDARVKKELAYEKGVTDIQVDLKEKLITVEYKPGRTDVEKIKKSITKIGYDADDLVADEKAYNKLPACCKKDAEPH